The following coding sequences are from one Vicugna pacos chromosome 11, VicPac4, whole genome shotgun sequence window:
- the TAF5 gene encoding transcription initiation factor TFIID subunit 5, whose amino-acid sequence MAALAEEQTEVAVKLEPEGPPALLPPQAGDGAGEGGGGTTNNGPNGGGGNIAASSSAGGDGGTPKPTVAVSAVAPAGAAPVSAAAPEAGAPHDRQTLLAVLQFLRQSNLREAEEALRREARLLEEAVAGSGAPGEADGASAEAASTLLSRVTASAPGPAAPDPPGSGASGAAAVPVLATGPAAPGKVGSVAVEDQPDVSAVLSAYNQQGDPTMYEEYYSGLKHFIECSLDCHRAELSQLFYPLFVHMYLELVYNQHENEAKSFFEKFHGDQECYYQDDLRVLSSLTKKEHMKGNETMLDFRTSKFVLRISRDSYQLLKRHLQEKQNNQIWNIVQEHLYIDIFDGMPRSKQQIDAMVGSLAGEAKREANKSKVFFGLLKEPEIEVPLDDEDEEGENEEGKPKKKKPKKDSIGSKSKKQDPNAPPQNRIPLPELKDSDKLDKIMNMKETTKRVRLGPDCLPSICFYTFLNAYQGLTAVDVTDDSSLIAGGFADSTVRVWSVTPKKLRSVKQAADLSLIDKESDDVLERIMDEKTASELKILYGHSGPVYGASFSPDRNYLLSSSEDGTVRLWSLQTFTCLVGYKGHNYPVWDTQFSPYGYYFVSGGHDRVARLWATDHYQPLRIFAGHLADVNCTRFHPNSNYVATGSADRTVRLWDVLNGNCVRIFTGHKGPIHSLTFSPNGRFLATGATDGRVLLWDIGHGLMVGELKGHTDTVCSLRFSRDGEILASGSMDNTVRLWDAVKAFEDLETDDFTTATGHINLPENSQELLLGTYMTKSTPVVHLHFTRRNLVLAAGAYSPQ is encoded by the exons ATGGCGGCGCTGGCGGAGGAGCAGACGGAGGTGGCGGTCAAGTTAGAGCCTGAAGGACCGCCGGCGCTGCTACCTCCACAGGCGGGGGACGGCGCTGGCGAGGGTGGCGGCGGCACAACCAACAACGGCCCGAACGGCGGCGGCGGGAACATTGCGGCGTCGTCGTCGGCCGGCGGGGATGGTGGGACCCCCAAACCCACGGTGGCTGTCTCCGCCGTTGCCCCGGCGGGGGCGGCCCCGGTGTCCGCCGCTGCTCCAGAGGCTGGCGCTCCTCACGACCGGCAGACTCTGCTGGCCGTGCTGCAGTTTCTACGGCAGAGCAACCTCCGCGAGGCCGAAGAGGCGCTGCGCCGTGAGGCCCGGCTATTGGAGGAGGCAGTGGCGGGCTCCGGAGCCCCGGGAGAGGCGGACGGCGCCAGCGCTGAGGCGGCTAGCACGCTTCTCAGCCGGGTCACCGCCTCGGCTCCTGGTCCTGCGGCCCCCGACCCTCCGGGCAGCGGCGCTTCGGGGGCCGCCGCCGTCCCGGTCTTAGCAACAGGTCCTGCAGCTCCGGGGAAAG ttggAAGTGTAGCTGTGGAGGACCAGCCGGATGTCAGTGCCGTGCTGTCAGCCTACAACCAACAAGGAGACCCCACAATGTATGAAGAATACTATAGTGGACTGAAACACTTCATTGAATGTTCCTTGGACTGCCATCGGGCAGAGTTATCCCAACTCTTTTATCCCCTATTTGTACACATGTACTTGGAACTCGTCTACAATCAACATGAGAATGAAGCAAAATCATTCTTTGAGAA GTTCCATGGAGATCAGGAATGTTATTACCAGGATGACCTACGAGTATTATCTAGTCTTACCAAAAAGGAACACATGAAAGGGAATGAGACCATGTTGGATTTTCGAACAAGTAAATTTGTTCTGCGTATTTCCCGAGACTCGTACCAACTCTTGAAGAGGCATCTTCAGGAGAAACAGAACAATCAGATATGGAACATAGTTCAGGAGCACCTCTACATTGACATCTTTGATGGGATGCCGCGTAGTAAGCAACAGATAGATGCGATGGTGGGAAGTTTGGCAGGAGAGGCTAAACGAGAGGCAAACAAATCAAAG GTATTTTTTGGTTTATTAAAAGAGCCAGAAATTGAGGTGCCTTTGGATGATGAGGAtgaagaaggagaaaatgaagaagggAAACCTAAAAAGAAGAAGCCTAAAAAAGATAGTATTGGatccaaaagcaaaaaacaagatCCCAATGCTCCACCTCAAAACAG AATCCCTCTTCCTGAGTTGAAAGATTCAGATAAGCTGGATAAGATAATGAATATGAAAGAAACCACCAAACGAGTGCGCCTCGGGCCAGATTGTTTACCCTCCATTTGTTTCTATACATTCCTCAATGCTTACCAG GGTCTCACTGCGGTGGATGTCACTGATGATTCTAGTTTGATAGCTGGAGGTTTTGCAGATTCAACTGTCAGAGTGTGGTCTGTGACACCCAAAAAGCTTCGTAGTGTCAAACAAGCAGCAG ATCTTAGCCTCATAGATAAAGAATCAGATGATGTCTTAGAAAGAATCATGGATGAGAAAACAGCAAGTGAATTGAAGATTTTGTATGGTCACAGTGGGCCTGTCTATGGAGCCAGCTTCAGTCCAGATAG GAACTATCTGCTTTCCTCTTCAGAGGATGGAACTGTTAGATTGTGGAGTCTTCAAACATTTACTTGCTTGGTGGGATATAAAGGACACAACTATCCAGTGTGGGACACACAGTTTTCTCCATACGGATACTATTTTGTGTCAGGGGGCCACGACCGAGTAGCTCG gctcTGGGCTACAGACCACTACCagcctttaaggatatttgctggCCATCTTGCTGATGTGAATTGTACCAGATTCCATCCAAATTCTAATTATGTTGCTACGGGCTCTGCAGACAGAACTGTGAGGCTCTGGGATGTCCTGAATGGGAACTGTGTAAGGATCTTCACTGGACACAAG GGACCAATTCACTCCTTAACATTTTCTCCCAATGGGAGATTCCTGGCTACAGGAGCAACAGATGGCAGAGTACTCCTTTGGGATATTGGACATGGTTTGATGGTTGGAGAATTAAAAGGTCACACTGATACAGTCTGTTCACTAAGATTTAGTAGAGATGGTGAAATTTTGGCATCAG GTTCAATGGATAATACAGTCCGGTTATGGGATGCTGTTAAAGCATTTGAAGATTTAGAGACTGATGACTTTACTACAGCCACCGGGCATATAAATTTACCTGAGAATTCACAGGAGTTATTGTTGGGAACATATATGACCAAATCAACACCAGTTGTACACCTCCATTTTACTCGAAGAAACTTGGTTCTAGCTGCAGGAGCTTATAGTCCACAATAA